The Acidobacteriota bacterium sequence GCGTGATCCTCTTCGACCCGATCTTCCAGGGACTTGCGATCTCGCTGATGGCCGGCGAGGTCGCGTCACTCGCCCTGTCGCGTGTCACCGTGCCGGTTCTCTACTACGAGATCGCCAGGCGCCGCGCGCGGAGAGAGCCCGGGACGTAGCGCCGGTCCTCGGGACCGGCCGGGGCTCTGGGCCGGTCTGAAGACCGGCCCTCCACCTGAAGAGCGGCCCCGCACATGAGGACCGCCCCGCGCCGAAAGTGAAGGAATCCCGGCTGGAGCCCAGGGGCTTCCGCCTTTCGCTGGTGGAGCCCAGGGGCTTCAGCCCCTGGGTGGTGATGAATGGAGGCAACCATGACTGTTGAACGAGCACTACGTCTGTTGGCTGGAATCTTCGTGATGGCGAGCGTCGCCTTGGGCGTGCTCGTGCACCCGTACTGGTTTGGCCTTACCGCGTTCGTCGGCTTGAATCTGTTCCAGTCGGCGTTCACCAACTGGTGCCCGGCGATGACGATCTTCCGGAAGGCCGGCCTCAAGGGCTGAGTCATCGGCCGGTGTCCGCCGCCGACGTCGCCAGCTCTCGACGACGTTCGAGCAGCCGTGCGTGCACGCGACGGGCGCGCACGAGCAGGACGATGGCGAGGAGGAGCATTGGTGCGCCCAGGGCGGCGGCCATCAGCGTGGCGCGACCGCCTGAGGTGGCCCCCACCGCCAGTGTCCCGGCCACGAAGCACGCGCTGAATGTGACGGACATCCAGCCTGCTACCACGCGTTGCCGGGCGAACAGTACGTGTCGCCGAGTAAGCACCCACGAGGCGTAAGCGACCCAGCTGGCGGCCATGACCGTCATCACGGCAAACGCGGCATGTGTGCGGGCCGGCAGTGACGGTTCGGTGAGCCACAGGGACAGGAGGCCGATGCCTGCTGCCGACGCGACCAGCAGCAGCGCTACGTGGGCCGCGCGTGTGCGTGGCGACAAGGCGGCGGCCGCGAGCTGGTGGGCGTCGGGTGTGGGCATCAGCGGGCGAGTCGGAGTTGGCAGAGTGGTCGTCATGGTCGTGAGTCTCCTTTGTTGAGTTCCTCGCGCAGGAGCCGCCGCGCACGGTGCAGGCGTGACTTCACGGTTCCGACCGGTACGCCGAGGATCTCCGCGACGTCGGTGAGTGTCAGTTCCTGCAGATAGAACAGCGTCAGAACTTCGCGTTCGGTGACCGGCAGCCGCGCCAGTTCCACCTCGAGGGCATCGAGACCGGCGTGCCGATCCTCGGGCGGATCCTCTACCGCCACGTCGAGGGTGTCGATGGTCGCGGGGGCCGGTGTGCGGTATTTCACGCGCAGGCGGTCCATCACTGTCCGCCGCGCCACGCCGAACAGCCACGGTCGCAGCTTCGATCCGTCGCGCAGGCGACCGATCCCCCGGAGCACGCGCAACCAGACGTCTTGCGCGACGTCCTTTGCGGCCTCGTCATCGCCCACGAGGTGCCGCAGGTACCGTCCCAGCGGGGCGTTCCAGCGGGTGATAAGATCCTCGAGCCCTTCCGCCTCGCCCAACTGACAGCGGACGGCGATCCATTCGTCTTCCCGGGCGCTTCTGGCGTCTGGTTCAGTCTGCACGGGGCTCCCTTCCGCGTCCTACACTCCAACAGTCGTGGGCGTGGCCGGAAGGTTCACCTGGGGGAGGGAGTGGGCGGCAGCCCGGGGATACCGCCAGGGGCTGACGCCCCTGGCCTCCATGGACGCGCTACGCCACCGCGTTGGCCGTGGCGCCACCGATCAGCAGGCGCACGACATCGGCGGCGGTGTAGTCCGTGCGCCCGGCCTCCATGAACATCGCGATGTCGTTGATGGCGTCGCCGCTCGTGATGATCGCCGGTTCCACGGCGCGGCCGCGCACCTGGGGAAGGCCCATGGTGGCCACGAGCGCGTTGCAGATGCACTTGCGGCCGGCGACGTCTTCCGCGTGACCGCCCTTGGCCAGATAGGTTGAGACAGGCTCGGCCGCGCATCGGAAGGCCACGCTGCCGTTGGCGTCGCGATACGCCTCGCGCAGATAGCCGAGGTCGCAGACGCGAACCCGCGCGTCATAGACGGCGGGGTCGGACAGCGTGCCCGGCAGGTCGGCGACTTTCAGCGGGAACGAGGTCGGCGACGCCAGGGGATCGGTGAACACCGTGGCCGTCCCGCGGAGCGCCCGCTCGCGCAGCGCCTGTTTGTAGCTCGCGTGCAGACCCGACTCATCGGCAAACGCGAAGGCGGTGCCCACCTGGATGCCCTGCGCGCCCTCCCGCAGCGCATCCCTCA is a genomic window containing:
- a CDS encoding sigma-70 family RNA polymerase sigma factor; this encodes MQTEPDARSAREDEWIAVRCQLGEAEGLEDLITRWNAPLGRYLRHLVGDDEAAKDVAQDVWLRVLRGIGRLRDGSKLRPWLFGVARRTVMDRLRVKYRTPAPATIDTLDVAVEDPPEDRHAGLDALEVELARLPVTEREVLTLFYLQELTLTDVAEILGVPVGTVKSRLHRARRLLREELNKGDSRP
- a CDS encoding DUF2892 domain-containing protein; this translates as MTVERALRLLAGIFVMASVALGVLVHPYWFGLTAFVGLNLFQSAFTNWCPAMTIFRKAGLKG